From Astyanax mexicanus isolate ESR-SI-001 chromosome 13, AstMex3_surface, whole genome shotgun sequence, the proteins below share one genomic window:
- the LOC125780624 gene encoding histone H2A-like — MSGRGKTGGKARAKSKTRSSRAGLQFPVGRVHRLLRKGNYAERVGAGAPVYLAAVLEYLTAEILELAGNAARDNKKTRIIPRHLQLAVRNDEELNKLLGGVTIAQGGVLPNIQAVLLPKKTEKAVKAK, encoded by the coding sequence atgagcggaagaggcaaaaccggcggaAAGGCAAGGGCCAAGTCCAAGACTCGCTCCTCCCGCGCCGGGCTccagttccccgtgggccgtgtgcacaggctcctgcgcaaaggaaactacgccGAGCGTGTTGGCGCCGGCGCCCCCGTCTACCTTGCGGCTGTCCTGGAGTATCTTACagctgagattctcgagttggccggcaacgctgcccgcgacaacaagaagactcgtatcatcccccgtcatctgcagctggctgttcgcaacgacgaggagttgaacaaactgctcggaggagttaccatcgcccagggtggtgtgctgcccaacattcaggctgtgcttctccccaagaaaaccgagaaggcggtcaaggccaagtaa